One window from the genome of Candidatus Auribacterota bacterium encodes:
- a CDS encoding glycosyltransferase family 39 protein, which yields MNRNVSLFLIAVVVAAMITGVHHGYLFGPDEPREAEIARETFRDGHWVVPRLCGLPFLEKPPLYYNLVALVYALSGRITPTVARSVSLAFGLFMIIPAFAFGHRWRGSRMAWLTVLILLTMPRFWRYSHVILLDIAVGAFCTWALTCFAWSAFWASGEKKRALALWLCALFSAAAFLTKGIAAFFSIAVVVAAFCVVERRWSALRALFSPLPLFSFLIPVGLWILLLYREGGIGYLHEHFVNNLIGRFLQRHYELPDVRFYHTDIGHRLPWYFYIKRLPEILGPWIVILPCAVWRGIGEMRNPSEQQNRSFFSFLLIWAFLPALLLSFSGIKERTYILPSYAGMAILMGSWLDDKLRSKQEGLWEGIGWLWIVFPCALFSLCAAHMDAAYFTFVAACALCPVVIFGIILFIKRRFTSGTYAAIAIILCILIIDHSPNVLYSRPNRKCYFEISRETWRTVGKHPLYFYRPSDNIRGSVSFYADRTMQEFDRPEDLKKALSVPRRVYVIMEEGWFEELVNDPSFFNLLYAIPARSYDEDPDNMLLSNQNPTEIQNPKPPKEIPNPKSK from the coding sequence ATGAACCGGAATGTATCGCTGTTTCTCATCGCGGTTGTCGTCGCGGCGATGATCACGGGGGTCCACCACGGGTATCTCTTTGGCCCCGATGAGCCCCGCGAAGCAGAGATCGCCCGGGAGACGTTCAGGGATGGACACTGGGTCGTCCCCCGCCTCTGCGGCCTCCCATTTCTTGAAAAGCCGCCCCTCTACTATAACCTGGTCGCACTCGTCTACGCGCTCTCGGGCCGCATCACGCCGACCGTCGCGCGGTCGGTCTCGCTGGCGTTCGGTCTCTTCATGATTATCCCGGCATTCGCCTTCGGACATCGCTGGCGCGGCTCCCGAATGGCGTGGCTCACCGTGCTGATCCTCCTGACCATGCCCCGATTCTGGAGATACAGCCACGTGATCCTCCTCGACATCGCGGTGGGGGCATTCTGCACATGGGCCCTTACCTGTTTCGCCTGGTCGGCGTTCTGGGCCTCGGGTGAGAAGAAACGAGCGCTCGCCCTGTGGTTGTGCGCGCTCTTCTCGGCTGCGGCGTTCCTCACGAAAGGGATTGCCGCCTTCTTCAGCATCGCGGTGGTCGTCGCTGCATTTTGCGTTGTGGAAAGGCGCTGGAGCGCACTGCGGGCTCTCTTCTCGCCGCTCCCCCTCTTCTCTTTTCTCATACCCGTTGGGTTGTGGATCCTCCTCTTGTACCGGGAGGGAGGTATCGGCTACCTCCATGAGCATTTCGTAAACAATCTGATAGGCCGATTCCTGCAGAGGCACTACGAGCTTCCCGATGTCCGTTTTTACCATACCGACATCGGCCACAGATTGCCCTGGTACTTCTACATAAAGCGGCTGCCGGAGATCCTCGGCCCCTGGATTGTCATTCTGCCGTGTGCCGTCTGGCGGGGGATCGGGGAGATGCGGAATCCCTCCGAGCAACAGAACAGGTCATTTTTTTCTTTCCTGCTCATCTGGGCGTTCCTGCCGGCCCTCCTGCTCTCATTTTCAGGCATCAAGGAGAGAACCTATATTTTGCCCTCGTATGCAGGGATGGCAATTCTCATGGGCTCCTGGTTGGATGATAAACTGCGGTCGAAACAGGAGGGGCTCTGGGAGGGAATCGGCTGGCTCTGGATCGTCTTCCCGTGCGCGCTGTTCAGCCTGTGCGCCGCGCATATGGATGCCGCCTACTTCACTTTCGTCGCAGCGTGCGCATTGTGTCCCGTGGTTATTTTCGGCATCATTCTTTTTATCAAAAGACGGTTCACGAGCGGTACCTACGCGGCCATAGCGATCATCCTGTGCATCCTGATTATCGATCACTCCCCCAATGTCTTGTATTCACGGCCCAACCGAAAATGCTATTTCGAGATCAGCCGCGAGACCTGGCGCACTGTCGGCAAACATCCGCTTTATTTCTACAGGCCATCAGATAATATCAGGGGTTCTGTCTCCTTCTATGCCGACAGGACGATGCAGGAATTCGACCGGCCGGAGGATTTGAAAAAGGCGCTCTCAGTGCCGCGCAGGGTATATGTCATCATGGAGGAGGGCTGGTTTGAAGAGCTCGTCAATGACCCTTCCTTCTTCAATCTCCTGTACGCAATCCCCGCCCGATCGTACGATGAAGACCCGGACAATATGCTCCTATCAAACCAAAATCCAACAGAAATCCAAAATCCCAAACCCCCGAAAGAAATCCCAAATCCCAAATCCAAATAA
- a CDS encoding Fic family protein: MRTLERIQSGDFNIPMTVSWYLSNIGMAQGMQELFTRQSPQRLKVLREHAIAESAISSNRIEGVEIDQSRVGTVIFGRPALKDRDEQEVSGYRDALNLVHTRGTSLVVSEDTVLNLHRLSRGGIGDAGRYKKQPVDIIERTADGRSRIRFRSVSPEETPEYMRQLLARWHDEIRDHRISPLIALAAFNLDFLCIHPFRDGNGRVSRLLLLLTCYHAGFEVGRYISLERLIEQNKERYYETLQQSSHGWHEGRHDPWLYIGYIIWIIKTAYDEFAQRVGRIAAPRGEKAELVSAAIHRQDGEFRLSDIEGACPGVGRDWIRTILFELKAQGKVGCAGKGRGARWRLLKD; encoded by the coding sequence CGCGCCAATCTCCCCAGAGGTTGAAGGTTCTGCGGGAACATGCGATTGCGGAGAGCGCTATCTCATCCAACAGAATTGAGGGGGTCGAAATTGATCAATCCAGAGTCGGCACCGTTATTTTTGGACGGCCGGCACTCAAAGACCGGGACGAGCAGGAAGTCAGCGGGTATCGCGATGCGTTGAATCTCGTTCATACCCGCGGTACGAGTTTGGTTGTTTCAGAAGACACGGTTCTCAATCTGCATCGATTGAGCCGAGGTGGGATAGGGGATGCAGGTCGCTATAAAAAGCAGCCGGTGGATATTATCGAAAGAACAGCCGATGGCCGCAGCCGCATTCGTTTCCGCAGTGTATCCCCTGAAGAGACGCCGGAGTATATGCGTCAACTCCTCGCGCGGTGGCATGATGAAATTCGCGATCACCGCATATCCCCCTTGATCGCGCTCGCGGCATTCAACCTTGACTTTCTCTGTATTCACCCGTTCCGCGACGGAAACGGAAGAGTCTCACGGCTTTTACTCTTATTGACCTGCTATCATGCGGGTTTTGAAGTCGGGCGATATATCAGTCTGGAAAGATTGATCGAGCAAAACAAAGAACGTTATTACGAGACCCTCCAGCAGAGCTCTCATGGGTGGCACGAGGGGAGGCATGATCCATGGCTGTATATCGGCTACATAATTTGGATCATTAAAACCGCATATGATGAATTCGCACAGCGGGTCGGCCGGATTGCTGCGCCCAGAGGCGAGAAGGCTGAACTTGTCAGCGCGGCCATCCATAGGCAGGACGGGGAATTCCGACTTTCGGATATCGAAGGGGCATGTCCCGGTGTCGGGCGCGATTGGATTCGCACTATTCTCTTTGAATTAAAAGCGCAGGGGAAAGTTGGATGTGCGGGAAAGGGACGGGGAGCAAGATGGCGACTTTTGAAGGATTGA